tgatctccatttctgtggttctgttcctgttctagttgtttgcttagtttgcttttgcttttcttttaggtgtggttgttaataattgtgagtttgctgtcattttgatgtacatatttttatcttctttttcttaggtaaatccctttaacatttcatataataagggcttggtgatgatgaacccctttaacttgacctggtctgagaagtactttatctgcccttccattctaaatgatagcttttatcATTAGCAATCTtgcatagagcaatctgggatggaggtccttgccttccatgacttggaatacttctttccagccccttcttgcctggaaggtctcttttgagatatcagctgacagtctgatgggaattcctttgtaggtaactgtctccttttgtcttgctgcttttaagattctctccttatctttaatcttgggtaatgtaattatgatgtgccttggtgtgttcctccttgggtccaacttctttgggactctctgagcttcctggacttcctggaagtctctttcctttgccaaattggggaagttctcctttattatgttttcaaataagtgttcaatttcttgttcttcctcttctcttccggCACTcgtatgatttggatgttggaatgtttaaagttatccaagaggttcctaagcctctcctcatttttttaaattcttgtttcctcattcttttctgattggatgtttctttcttccttctggtctgcaccattgatttgagtcccagtttctttcccatcactattggctccctgtacattttcctttatttcacttagcatagccttcatcttttttcatctaatttgtgaccaaattcaaccaattctgtgagcatcctgatcaccagtgttttgaactgtgcatctgataggttggctatctcttcgtcacttagttgtattttttctggaactttgacctgttcttttgtttgggcctctttttttttgtcttgatgtgcctgttatgtatgaggggtggagccttaggtgttcaccagggcggggcaacccagtcactgggttgtgacgctgtatgtgggggagggtccaagaggaacaatggagcttgctctgctctctgccggatttcagtcactttccccacttcccacaatcaaattgggcccttctggtgctgatttccatgtgggtgggcttgtgtgcattctaggaccttgtgggatTCTCCAACgctctctcctgtgaggccgggagtCTCTCCCgacacctccacccccacaggtgtctttaatcagtggtttgaagctgtatttccctgagctgggaccctggttgtgtggtctgtcttgttccccagttgttcctcccagtttatctgcacgcaaatgtgagaccacccTGTCTGCAATCCGCCTCCTTACCAGTGCCTgagtctgcccctcctaccagtctggatgaatgtttgtggtttaactccttggttgtcagacttccatacagttcaattttctgtcagttcccggttgttttttgtttttaaattagttgttgtccttttggtcgtgcgaggaggcacagtgtgtctacctacgcctccaccttggccagaagtctcataCAGCACGTACTTTTGACTTTACAAATAAAGAGACAGATGACAGGGAAAATGAGAAATCAGCAAAACCTAAGTCAGAAGGTTTTAAGGGTCTGGAAATGACCAAGGTTCCTGCTGTGGAAGAAGCAAAGGAAAGCTTTCCAAGCCTTTCCCCTAACCCATGCTCCTGTTCCCTCACATTTTCCTCTTGCCTCTTTCTCCACTGCCCGAACAGAGCTCCAGACCCAAGTGTCGCAAGCTGCCAGAGCACTGCTTTTACGATTATTACTTACACCTCCCACAGTTTCCCAAGATGCACATTGTGATCAGCCTTGATTTCTTCTCTCATACTCTTTCCCCGTCTTCCCACACCAACCCAGCGGGCATGCAGGCCTCCGTGGACATCCGAGACTGCCCCAAGAAGACCAGGAGCTCCAAGATGCTGACGCGTGAGCAGCGGCGGCACATGAAGAGGTGGGAGTACTTCATCGCTGCGGAGGAAGTCATCTGGGACTACGCGCCTGTCATACCAGTGAACATGGACAAGTGAGTGGGGGGGGCCTCGACCACTGGGCAGAGGTTCAGGGTGTGTCCCGCAGGGTCCTCGCTGCGTGGGTGAAGTGTGAGGGGTTGGCGGCTGTCCAGGGAACCCATGTGTTGGATTCCATTCAGGTCTTGTTCAAAGTCAACCTGGAACTACCCCAACtcaccaagggaaaaaaataataataatggcagctaccactagttgaatgtttattgatTCCAAGCACTATGTTAAATCCTTTTGAAGAGCTTCCCTTGAACTCCAGAAGCGAGAAACAGCTCTCATTTATTATGTAGATTAGGAAATAGGTCAGAGATAAttaagaaatttggaaaacattCAAGCCCACTCACtctaagagaaatgcaaatcaagctTCTCTGAAATGCCGGTCTTCACCTATCGGACTCTCGGGCCAGGCAGCACATCCCCTGGCAGGGCCGTGAGACGCAGGCACGGCCGTGCATTGCTGGCGGACGAGCACATTGGGAGGGCCATTCTAGAGGATATGGCCTTACGTATTAAAGTGATAAATGCCTGTGCCCTTTGACCCTGCAGTCTCACCCTGGGAATTGACTGTGAGATGTTCCCGTTCACAGGGGAAATGGCGTACCATGGAGCAGTCACCGAGACCAGAGACACCTCGGGTCTCCTCTAGCAACCAGAGTGACAGGAATTCTAGGTAGCTGCTTCTAAGCTTGACCGTGATGTTGTCAGACAGAGGAGAAGTTTCCAGTTTTCCAGTCAGAGGGGAGATGTCAGGACTTTGCAAATCACATTAAgagtttttgttctttgttttgtttttgtttattttttttagaaaactagCTTTTTAGCTAATCCAAGAACAGGACTTCTAAGCACCAGGGGTTCCCCGCCCCACCAGAGTCTCTACTTGAGGAAGcggttaatttttaaatagttttatttcactttaagaaAATACAGGTCTCTGCATTTGGATAATTTCTCGAACCAAATTGGAAAACAGTACAAGAAGGCTGTCTACAAACAGTACCAAGATGAGTCCTTCACCAAACGCCTGGAGGATTCTGACAACAAAAACGACGGGATCCTGGGCCCTGTCATCAGAGCCCAGGTCAGGGACACACTCAAAGTAAGTGGCAGACACGTCGGACCGTGTGGGGGAAATTAAATAGTACAGGACATTGTAAGTGGTGGGTTTTTAAAGATATCCGTATAATTTAACTCAAACGtaactttcagtttttatttagtatttgCACTTAGTTATAGCCTCCCTGATAATACAAAGAACCTGAGACAGCTGATCAAATTGTAAAGGAGTAAACAAAGAGTGACTGTAACTGGGGTGAGTAATAAGGGGTGCAAGAAAAGAAAACGGAGGATCAGGTAAGTACAATGGAACacacaccatatgatctcacctggtTGTTTGTCAGCTTTGTCCCGAGCGTCCCTAGCTGCCAGAGTAGACGGGAAGCGTGCCAGGGCCAGGCTCACGGAAGTCACCAAGGCAGCCCAGGAACCGGACAGGAATTCCTCCCACGGGTCCTCGAAAAGAGGATGCCGTGTGAGGCGGTGGAAGGATTCCTCAGCATAATCCCTACAGCTGGTACGATAAACCAAACATTGTAGAGCCTTTTAAGAATGTTGCTCATTAGCGCTGAGGATACCACAGTCAACACAAGTGAGAGAAAACCTGCTCTTCGCTGGGGTCCAGCTAGGTCGTCCTCCGAACCCTGGTCTCAGACGGAAGTAACCCGAGATGCGGATCACGAGCCCTGAGCACATTCTCCGGACAGTGTTCCTTTAACGTGGCGTCACCCCACCAAGCTTTTGTAAGGGCTGGAGAGCAGGGAATGCAAGGCTGCAATCTCCGGCGAGATTCTAGAATGCGGATCATCTTGCATTCTAGATTATGCGGGGCGATCCAAATGCTTTGGCAATCAGCCACGTAGAAGAAGGTTAACGTTCTCTTTGGAAGAGGGAGGGGCCTAACCAGGACTCCCGAGTGAATAAAGCCCCCCACCACCTCTGCGGGGGGCTGAGCTGAGAGGACATCTGCAGACCAGGCCAGTCTGCTCATCTGAGAATAACAAGAGGACCAGAGGGCAGCCTTCCCTGGTCCTCTTGCCCTCCCTTCACCCCTGATTCCTTACAGGTGCTGGCAGGGAGTGCGAAGATGCCTCCCTGGAAATTTAGGGTCCGGCTGTTTGCCATGCCCTTCTAGAAGCTGGCTCCTGGGGGGTCTGGCCGGCTAGAGAAGGGGGTCGTGGCGTAGAGAGAAGGAGGAGCAGATTCCAAGGCAGATGCGGTCCAAGCtgaaagaagaggggaagggggatgggcACCAGCTTGCAGAGGGCGGCATACTGCGAGGGGAATGTCACTTCCTAGGTCCTGCGATGTGAGGTGAAACTCTCAAACGCTTCTGTCACGTGAGAGCACAGATTGCTGCTCAGATAAGCAGCTAGTTTGTGCgagcgagcacacacacacacacacacgccatcCAGCAAGTGAATGGGCAGAGTGAACATCTTACACCCCGAATCACGAACCTGTGTTAACTTTGTAGATCGTGTTCAAAAACATGGCCAGCCGCCCCTACAGCATTTACCCTCATGGAGTGACCTTCTCCCCCGTTGAAGAGGAAACCAACTCTTCCTCCTACACAGGTTTGACTCCTTCACGTCTACTGGCCTCTGTGGCCTCTGAGAGGCTCCCTCCTCTTTCTACTCCCTCCCTTGCTCAGAAGTAGCACTTGTGCCGCCAGGGAATGTACACGCCAGGGCAGACACGTGATCATCGGGCCCCCTAGAAGTCACAAGGAAACCCTGCTCCCTGCAGGGACTTTGTCTACAGCACTAGTGACAAAACAGTGTCTTTTGTCAGGGACACAGCGGCCCCTAGTGGAGCCAGATCTGCCGATTGCACGCTACCCCGGGGTTCTCTTAAGTGGCtcttaatataaaaagaatattccTTTCCCGATGCTAACTGGTTGCAGTGAGAGCTCAATCGTATTATTTATGCCTCCTTCTGTTCGTTTATTCCTGTGCTCATCTTCATGAAATACCCCTGAAAGTGCGCACGACTGTGACTGTATTTGCTTGCAGGCGGCAACCCCATGGTCAAAGCGGTTCAGCCAGGGGAGACCTACACTTACAAGTGGAATGTCCTAGAGTCCGATGAGCCCACGGAAAACGACGCCCAGTGCCTGACGAGGCCGTACTACAGTGCTGTGGAcgtcaccagggacctggcctcgGGGCTGATAGGGCTGCTTCTGATCTGTAAGAGCAGGTCCCTGGACAAGCGAGGCATACAGGTATTTCGCCCTCGACGTGACCTTTCAGGGATTCCAGGAATTTCTCCTGGCTGGGACAGGTTAGGTCTCCTTGCTAAACAACAACGGGGCTCTTCCAGGGAGCGGAAGACACTGAGCCGTCCTCTCGAGCGGGATAACATTCATTCCCTGGGTAACTTTTTCGTCTTGTCTGTTTTCCCGGGGACTCCCGCTGCGGAGGGCGAGTCTGCGGAGCAAAACCGTACCTTGCGATCATTTCCAGTTCCAGGTCCGCTGGTGTGCTCTGTGTGCTGAGCAGGCCACGTAGCCTCCCTCCGTTTCTGCCTTTTACGAAATGGGTGATACCCACGCTAAAGCTTTTACAGGGTTGTGCTGGGGCGCGGTGAGACACCACGCAGTCAAAGTGCAGGGCTCCGTACCGACCCTTGTCGTCTTTGAGGTCTTCACTAGAAAGAGATAAGAGAGCTACACTGCAGACAGAGCTCCCGGTGAGACCGGGCCTCAGTGATGGCCCGTCTCTAGTGAGGCCGAATGACACAAAGCGGCGGGTCTTTTGGCTTGGTCTTCACCGTGGAATAGCATCCTATCATTAACATAAAATTCACAGACAATCGGGCTAAGCTCTAATTCCAAAAGTTTCACCCCAAGGCatacaagataaataaatatacaccCAGGGAAAGCAGGAACGAACATTTGGTAGAGCCTGATTCGTGGAGCTGGGGAAGGAAGCAGGTAGGGAGAGGTGGGGCGCCTTCCTGCTGCAACCTCCTCCTCTCGAGTCCTCGGCGAGCGCACCCAGcccggggtcaggggtcaggcGGAAGGGTCAGGGGTCAGGCGGAAAGGTGTTCGGTCACAGGGATAAACAGAGTTGCAGCTGCCCCGACAAATGGAATTTTCCTCTCAGGCCACTTCGGTCTCGGGGTGTTCTGACCTTCCCCGCTTGCTTTTGGGGAGTGCCTTTCCTAACGAGGGCTCTGTGCCCGCCGGTCTCTCGCAAATGCCCACGTGCGTGGCTCCGGGGGCCCCGAGGACGTGCCTGTCCCTTCGGTGCCCGACGCTGTGGGGAGCTGGCCGGCACGGCAGCCACTGAGCCCGGCGCCTTCCCCGCAGCGGGCGGCAGACATCGAGCAGCAGGCTGTGTTCGCCGTGTTCGACGAGAACCGGAGCTGGTACATCGAGGACAACATCAACAAGTTCTGCGCGAGCCCCGAGAAGGTGGACCGGGCCGACCCCAAGTTTTACGAGTCCAACATCATGAGCAGTGAGTGGCGGCGCCCCCCTGCGGGGGAAGCACGGCGGGGTCCGGAGGCAGCCAGAGTTAGAACCACTGGCTGGCCTCTCGGCCTCACCGCAGCCGGGGTCCGGTGGTGAGAGGACCTAAACGGTGACATGGGGGCCACCGTTTCACTGCAGGACGCCCGAAGCTGCTTATTCGCACACGTCTTCTGGGTCTCCTgctgcgagtgtgtgtgtgtgtgtgtgtgtgtgcacgtgtgtgtgtgcacgcgtgtgctgGTGGGCACGCTCTGAACAGGGAAGAGCAGGCGAGGGGCCAGAGCAGCAAAGCAAAGGGCGTCGGGCCCCGGCCAGTGGGGCCTGGGGCGCAGAGTGGGTGCAAGGGGGGTACCCTACGGCCAGGGCAGAAACAAGGTAAGTAATTCCAGACTGCACTTTCACATCACGCTGAGGacgttgggggcaggggaggagccaGGAGTTCTGCAAGGGCACTCCATGACGTGGTGTGAAGTGCGCAGCGAGACGTGCCGGGCAGCAGGGGTTCTCTGAGCCCTGGCTCGGGCCTGTGCTGCCATTGGAGGTTCAGGGTCCAGAGCCGCTGCGGTGGGGAGTCCACGTGTGATCTTCCAGCCACGTGTCAGAGCTGGTGAACCTTAGCCCAGGTACTCGTGGCCTCGGTGCAACCCAGTCAGCACGGGGGCGTTTGTTTTGGGTGCGGCACAGGCGCCTCCTGGTGGGCGCAGGCCTGGCGTGCTCACGGGTCTGACTCTTGCAGCCATCAACGGCTACGTGCCCGAGAGCATATCCACGCTGGGCTTCTGCTTTGACGACACCGTTCAGTGGCACTTCTGCAGCGTGGGGACCCAGGATGACGTTCTGACCATCCACTTCACCGGGCACTCCTTCATCTACGGCAAGAGGCATGAGGACACTCTGGCCCTCTTTCCCATGAGCGGGGAGTCTGTGACCGTCACGATGGATAACGTAGGTAAGGGCCTGGCCGCAGAGAGGGGGCCCCCCCCCGCTGTCTCTGAATGTCCCCTGCGGCCCTCCGGACCCCGCAGCTCCTGGGCTCACCCCCCTCTGCTGCCCTGCGGACCGTCCTTCCAGTACTCGTCCTGATTTCTGTCTGGGGAGTTCACGACCTCCGTGGGTCCAGCCCTTTCATGCAAGTCCCAcctgccctgctctgggctgAGAGCTCAGCGAAAACACATACCCACAGAAAGATACGGCACCACTTTGAGGAGGAAGCATCAGTATTCGGTCgcaaaagaaaatttctttgaTCAGCATGCCCTTCTTGGTTTTTTAAGACAGCCCGCCCCACTGGGCTCAGTGGTCACCGGAGACAGCGCCTTAGAGGCTGGCCTCGGGGCAGCACAGTGTCCTGGAAGGCACGAGGGCTTTGGAGGTCACCAGACCTGGGTTCACATCCTGCCCTGCCACTCGGTATCTGTGCCACCCTGGGCAGGTGCCTTGAGCCTCCGTTTATTCGTCTGAAAGAAGTAGACTAGCAACACCTTGCAGAGGTGCTTTGATCACTGATTATACTGTGTGCTAAGATTCCAGCACTCGGGGGACACTCAGCGAGCGGTAACTATCGGAGACTTCCCAGGAAATCTCCCGTGTGCCAGCAGATCACAGCATTTCAAAGAGGTTCAAAACTGCCCCGGGCCCACGTGAATTATTGGTCACTTGGAATGCCGAAATGTCCCTGATTTCTGGGGGCAGacatccccaccctccccctgagCCCCAGTTCCAAATGAGATGCACAGCTCACAAGAGGTACATGATTTTCAAAGTTCACTTTAGTCTCAATTCatcccttttaaaatatgttctaacGTAGCGGCTCTACAACGGTCTCTACTAAGAAGTTTTTTCTCCCTACTCTCCACTGACCCATATGTTTGGTCTGCATTCTGTTACACCAGGTGAGTGTCCTGACCACACGCTTGGACGTCACAGCAATGTCAAAGGGCCGAGAGTGTCCTAAGCACTTGACATTCCTCAGCTTGTCTCCTCGGGGCCAGCGGGGTCCACAGACGACCCGGCTGTTGCCTGCCACCACGTCTGTGAGGGCTTTTGTGTCCTCTCCCGGACTTAGGGCTCCCCATCCTGTCTCCCTTCCATAGGAACCTGGATGTTAACCACCATGAATTCTAACCCAAGGAGCAGGAACCTGAGGCTGAGGTTCAGGGACGTGAAGTGCATCTGGGACGACAGGGAGGACGACTATGTCATCTACGAGCCTCCGTCTGCCTCCATGACGACACGGAAAATGCGCGAGTTCCCAGAAGACCGTGGGGCGGACGACGACGACGCGGACTACGATGAACAGGACAGGCTGGCTTTAGAGCTGGGACTGCGGTCATTCAGGAACGCACCCCTGAGTCCGCAGGGGGACGAGTTCAACCTCACCGCCCTGGCCCTGGACAACAGCGCTGAACTCGTGCCTCCAAGTCCTGACACGGCTGTGGGTCCGAATTCTCCTTCCCCGGGTAACAGGAGCGGGCTCGCGGCCCGTCCCTTTGCAGGAGCTCACGAAAGCCTCCCTCACCCCGCAACCACCACAGCCGACCCCCCCGGGGGACGCAGCTCAGAAAAGACCGCAGATCGCAGCCCCCCCGCAGCGGAGCGCTCCAGCCCCTACTCCGAAGACCCTCGGGAGGACCCCCTACCGTCGATCGTCACGGAGATAAGCCTCCTTCCGCCCGGGGCAGAGGGACTGAGAGGTCAAGGACACGCTGCAAGCAACGGATTCCAGGCGGGAAGAGACGGACAGGCCGGGCACAAGTTGTCCCAGACGGAACTTCTAGAACATATAACCGGGAGACCGGCAagccaagacagctcttcttccgaGACAGAGCCCTGGGAGGACCTCCCCAGTGACCTGCTACTCCTGAAACAGGACACGCCATCTAAGACTTTGAACGGGAAATGGCATTTGGTTTCTGAAAAGGGGAGCTACGAGGTCATCCCAGAGGCGGATAAGGACTTGGCTGTTAGTAACCCCCAGAATGCCTCCGGGCCCTGGGCGGGGAGCGCCCCTCCTCCGAACAAGCATGATGGACATCGGAGTGGCCGCCCAAAGCTTTATGGCGTTAGACATAAATATCCACGactcaggcagggagggagaagcagccGACCGAGGAACAGCACCGTTTTGATCCGGACACGAAGAAAGAAGTTTGCACACCGCACCCCGTTCTCTCCAAGGAGCTTCCGCCCCCTCGGAGGGGCGGCCAACGGCACGCGCTCCGACCCACGTCCCACGTCCAACGAGTCGTCGATCCCCATGCACCTGCACCAGCCGCTCGCCCCTGCAGACCTCAGCCCGCTGGCCTCACTGCCCGACCGCAGTGGGAGCCCCCCGAACGGCACCGGTCAGCCAGGCCTCTCGCCGGACATTCCGCGGACAGCAGCCCCAGAAGGGCGCGATCACCAGTTCCCCCTCCCAGACCCCGATCCAACGCATCTCCCCATGAGGCCCAGACACGGGCCTTCTCCAGAGCCCGGCCAGGCGGTCAGTGCTGACCTAAGACACCCGTCCTCCCCCGAGGACTCTGGACAAATGTCTCCGTCCTTGGAACTTGAAGTCTGGCAGACGGCCATCTCCCCGGACCTCACCCAGACGACCCTCTCCCCAGACCTCGGCCAGGATGCTCTCTCCCCAGATTTCAGCCAGACAACTGTCTCCCCAGACCTTGGCCAGACAACCCTCTCCCCAGACCCCAGCCAGGATGCTCTCTCCCCAGACCTCGGCCAGGATGCTCTCTCCCCAGATTTCAGCCAGACAACTGTCTCCCCAGACCTCGACCAGGAGACCCTCTCCCCAGATTTCAGCCAGACAACTGACTCCCCAGACCTCACCCAGACGACCCTCTCCCCAGACCTCAGCCAGGAGACCCTCTCCCCAGACCTCAGCCAGGATGCTCTCTCCCCAGACCTCGGCCAGGATGCTCTCTCCCCAGATTTCAGCCAGACAACTGTCTCCCCAGACCTCGACCAGGAGACCCTCTCCCCAGATTTCAGCCAGACAACTGACTCCCCAGACCTCACCCAGACGACCCTCTCCCCAGACCTCAGCCAGGAGACCCTCTCCCCAGACCTCAGCCAGGATGCTCTCTCCCCAGATTTCAGCCAGACAACTGTCTCCCCAGACCTTGGCCAGACAACCCTCTCCCCAGACCCCAGCCAGGAGACTGTCTCCCCAGATCTTAGCCAGGAGACTGACTCCCCAGACCTCAGCCAGGAGACCCTTGCCCCAGACCTCGGCCAGGAGACCCTCTCCCCAGACCTTGGCCAGGAGACTATCTCCCCAGATTTCAGCCAGACAACTGACTCCCCAGACCTCGACCAGGAGACCCTCTCCCCAGACCTCAGCCAGGAGACCCTCTCCCCAGACCTCGGCCAGGATGCTCTCTCCCCAGATTTCAGCCAGACAACTGTCTCCCTAGACCTCGACCAGGAGACCCTCTCCCCAGATTTCAGCCAGACAACTGACTCCCCAGGCCTTGGCCAGGAGACCCTCTCCCCAGACCTCGGCCAGACGACCCTTCCTCCTGCTGTCTGGCAGACATCAGCCCCTCCAGATATTGATCAGACACCCGACACTTCTGAACCTGCTCAGACTGTCCCTTATTCAGACCTCGGTCAGTTGTCATCTCTTCAACCGTCTCCTCCACTAAATGACACTTTCCTAACAAAGGAATTTAACCTACCGTTTGTGCTTGGCTTCAGTGGAGACGACGGAGATTACATTGAGATGATACCAAGCGAGAGGGAAGAGAACGATGAAGACGACTCTTACGAATTTGGCCACGTGGCCTATGACGATCCCTACCAAACCGACATGAGGACGGACATGAACTCCTCCAGAAACCCGGACAGCATCGCAGAATGGTACCTCCGTAGCAACAACGGCAACAGGAAATACTATTATATCGCTGCTGAGGAAATATCCTGGGACTACTCAAAATCTGCACAAAGGTTTGGCCAATTTTCTCCTcgagtttttttccccctgcttactgctaaaaaaaaaaaaaaagtccaaggaGGTAATTCTGGGCAAACTAGCTAAGTATAATTGAGTTCCCCTATTGCAACTTGGCCCACACGATTTCCTTTGTCAGTTCCAAGATGAGCCGCTCTGGGCAGCATCTGGACAGCATACGAACAGCCACTGTAAGACGTCTGTGATGCTCTGTGGTTCAGTAGGCCCgcactctctcttcttctccatcATGCGTGTCCCTGCTGCCTCGTCTGGCtccagggcagagcccagcctcTCCACAGCCATCTGCTCGTCAATGTGATTTCATTGACGTTAGCTT
This portion of the Phyllostomus discolor isolate MPI-MPIP mPhyDis1 chromosome 14, mPhyDis1.pri.v3, whole genome shotgun sequence genome encodes:
- the F5 gene encoding coagulation factor V isoform X2 gives rise to the protein MSPGCPRLWVLVVLGSSWAGGGRTGAEAARLREFYVAAQGIRWNYHPEPAEHSSNPSATSFKKIVYREYEAYFEKEKPRSRTSGLLGPTLYAEVGDIMRVHFKNNADKPLSIHPQGIKYSKFSEGASYEDHTFPVEKMDDAVAPGHEYTYEWTVREDSGPTRDDPPCLTYIYYSYDDLIQDFNSGLIGPLLICKKGTLGEGGIQKMFDKQHVLMFAVFDESKSWSRSPSVMYTVNGYVNGTMPDITVCANDQVSWHLIGMSSGPELFSIHFNGQVLEHNRHKISAMTLVSATSTTANMTMGPGGKWIVSSLTPTHMQAGMQASVDIRDCPKKTRSSKMLTREQRRHMKRWEYFIAAEEVIWDYAPVIPVNMDKKYRSLHLDNFSNQIGKQYKKAVYKQYQDESFTKRLEDSDNKNDGILGPVIRAQVRDTLKIVFKNMASRPYSIYPHGVTFSPVEEETNSSSYTGGNPMVKAVQPGETYTYKWNVLESDEPTENDAQCLTRPYYSAVDVTRDLASGLIGLLLICKSRSLDKRGIQRAADIEQQAVFAVFDENRSWYIEDNINKFCASPEKVDRADPKFYESNIMSTINGYVPESISTLGFCFDDTVQWHFCSVGTQDDVLTIHFTGHSFIYGKRHEDTLALFPMSGESVTVTMDNVGTWMLTTMNSNPRSRNLRLRFRDVKCIWDDREDDYVIYEPPSASMTTRKMREFPEDRGADDDDADYDEQDRLALELGLRSFRNAPLSPQGDEFNLTALALDNSAELVPPSPDTAVGPNSPSPGNRSGLAARPFAGAHESLPHPATTTADPPGGRSSEKTADRSPPAAERSSPYSEDPREDPLPSIVTEISLLPPGAEGLRGQGHAASNGFQAGRDGQAGHKLSQTELLEHITGRPASQDSSSSETEPWEDLPSDLLLLKQDTPSKTLNGKWHLVSEKGSYEVIPEADKDLAVSNPQNASGPWAGSAPPPNKHDGHRSGRPKLYGVRHKYPRLRQGGRSSRPRNSTVLIRTRRKKFAHRTPFSPRSFRPLGGAANGTRSDPRPTSNESSIPMHLHQPLAPADLSPLASLPDRSGSPPNGTGQPGLSPDIPRTAAPEGRDHQFPLPDPDPTHLPMRPRHGPSPEPGQAVSADLRHPSSPEDSGQMSPSLELEVWQTAISPDLTQTTLSPDLGQDALSPDFSQTTVSPDLGQTTLSPDPSQDALSPDLGQDALSPDFSQTTVSPDLDQETLSPDFSQTTDSPDLTQTTLSPDLSQETLSPDLSQDALSPDLGQDALSPDFSQTTVSPDLDQETLSPDFSQTTDSPDLTQTTLSPDLSQETLSPDLSQDALSPDFSQTTVSPDLGQTTLSPDPSQETVSPDLSQETDSPDLSQETLAPDLGQETLSPDLGQETISPDFSQTTDSPDLDQETLSPDLSQETLSPDLGQDALSPDFSQTTVSLDLDQETLSPDFSQTTDSPGLGQETLSPDLGQTTLPPAVWQTSAPPDIDQTPDTSEPAQTVPYSDLGQLSSLQPSPPLNDTFLTKEFNLPFVLGFSGDDGDYIEMIPSEREENDEDDSYEFGHVAYDDPYQTDMRTDMNSSRNPDSIAEWYLRSNNGNRKYYYIAAEEISWDYSKSAQSEMDSEDEDAVPEGTVYKKVVFRKYLDSTFTKRDPRGEYEEHLGILGPVIRAEVDDVIQVRFKNLASRPYSLHAHGLSYEKSSEGKTYEDDSPEWFKEDNAIQPNRSYTYVWHATGRSGPENPGSACRAWAYYSAVNTEKDIHSGLIGPLLICRKGTLHKESKMPVDTREFVLLFMVFDEKKSWYYDKKPERSWRRTSSEVKHSHEFHAINGMVYNLPGLRMYEQEWVRLHLLNLGGSRDIHVVHFHGQTLLENGTRQHQLGVWPLLPGSFKTLEMKASKPGWWLLDTQVGENQRAGMRTPFLIMDRECRMPMGLSTGVVADRQIKASEFVGSWEPKLARLNNGGSYNAWMTEKMSEFDTQPWIQVDMEREVLFTGIQSQGAKHYLKSYYTTEFRVAYSSDQTNWQIFKGNSTRNVMYFDGNSDASSIKENRFDPPIVARYIRVYPTRFFNRPALRLELQGCEINGCSTPLGVESRKIEDKQITASSFKTSWWGGSWEPSLARLNAQGRVNAWQAKANNNRQWLQIDLLKVKKITAIVTQGCKSLSSEMYVKSYTVHYSDGGVDWTPYRQRSSMVDKIFEGNSNFKGHVKNFFNPPIISRYIRIIPKTWNQSIALRLELFGCDID